One segment of Methylocella silvestris BL2 DNA contains the following:
- a CDS encoding DNA-3-methyladenine glycosylase family protein has product MPNRGHRPSAKDEELKLAAFQTAEAITSGALPLGELGALPADVAHAALTAVKGIGPWTADIYLMFCLRHSDAFALGDLALQEAARLAYGMASRPSVTELVTLAECAHGAPSPPRCSGRITRSRRAPACRIASGS; this is encoded by the coding sequence ATGCCGAACCGAGGGCATCGTCCTTCTGCGAAAGATGAAGAACTGAAGCTTGCGGCCTTTCAGACCGCTGAGGCGATTACAAGCGGCGCGCTGCCGCTCGGCGAACTTGGCGCCTTACCGGCCGACGTGGCCCATGCCGCGCTGACGGCGGTGAAAGGCATCGGCCCCTGGACGGCCGACATCTATCTCATGTTCTGCCTTCGCCATTCCGACGCATTTGCCTTGGGCGACCTTGCCTTGCAGGAGGCCGCGCGTCTCGCCTATGGAATGGCGTCGCGGCCGAGCGTCACCGAACTTGTCACGCTCGCCGAGTGCGCCCATGGCGCGCCGTCGCCGCCAAGGTGCTCCGGGCGCATTACAAGATCGCGAAGGGCCCCCGCGTGTCGGATAGCGTCAGGCTCGTGA
- a CDS encoding S53 family peptidase, translating into MNRSLRNYFAAAMIFGVTGAQAGIPYPTAATPKAIDRGLMKSLASSSEISVTVALRPRDPNGAEELLSALTTPDDPQFHKFLTPQQFAAKFGPSAADVAKVIATLKGYGLRVEQATPFTLRATGTPAKIESAFHVSLHQFDVPAQGGAAAYSYHAPATPPTAPDAVAGLISGIVGLDTKPHFRPHVQKAPAELSAVEGQQQQSGNPSLINPLGSLTVADFAQYYDVKPLYAAGVAGNGRTLGIITLANFTPSDAFHYWTRVGLAVASNRMTLVNIDGGPGAPSDVSGSDETTLDVEQSGGLAPGARMIVYLAPNTNQAFFDAFAKAVNDNTADTVSVSWGAWEGFDQSTGFTNSLHSLLVQAAVQGQSFFAAAGDDGAYDVDRAIGVQAGGVTVDYPASDPAITAAGGTTLAGKQAFTVNGRPLVINVAKERVWGWDYLDPVCKKRKLDPIDCGIFSVGGGGGVSIVFGIPDYQTVTKRKGAVPIPGIKTSAKGETVQGARLPAGFQGRNVPDISANADPNTGYSMDYTSNIHGFRTTTFNGGTSFVAPQFNGVTALLCQKANSRLGLINNPLYSLVRANAGKKAGGPIRSIATGDNWFYKGAQGYSPAAGAGVLDVTKLATEPGF; encoded by the coding sequence ATGAACCGATCACTGCGCAACTATTTTGCTGCGGCAATGATTTTTGGTGTGACGGGGGCGCAAGCCGGGATTCCCTACCCGACGGCGGCGACCCCTAAAGCGATCGACCGGGGCTTAATGAAAAGCCTGGCGAGCAGCAGTGAAATCTCGGTGACGGTCGCGCTGCGGCCGCGCGACCCAAACGGCGCGGAAGAGTTGCTCAGCGCGCTGACGACGCCGGATGACCCTCAGTTTCACAAATTTCTCACTCCGCAACAGTTCGCCGCGAAATTCGGCCCGAGCGCGGCGGATGTCGCGAAGGTGATAGCGACACTGAAGGGCTATGGCCTTCGGGTCGAGCAGGCGACGCCTTTCACGCTGCGCGCAACTGGAACTCCTGCCAAAATTGAAAGCGCCTTTCACGTAAGCCTGCACCAGTTCGATGTTCCGGCGCAGGGCGGCGCGGCCGCCTACAGCTATCACGCGCCGGCGACGCCTCCGACCGCGCCGGACGCGGTGGCCGGGCTTATCTCCGGCATCGTCGGTCTGGATACAAAGCCGCATTTTCGGCCCCACGTTCAGAAGGCTCCGGCGGAGCTAAGCGCCGTCGAGGGGCAGCAGCAGCAAAGCGGCAACCCAAGCCTTATAAACCCTTTGGGGTCGCTTACGGTGGCAGATTTCGCCCAGTATTACGACGTGAAGCCGCTCTACGCCGCCGGCGTCGCGGGCAACGGCCGGACGCTGGGAATCATCACTCTTGCGAATTTCACTCCGAGCGACGCTTTCCATTATTGGACAAGGGTCGGGCTTGCGGTCGCGTCCAACCGAATGACCCTCGTCAACATCGATGGCGGCCCGGGCGCCCCGAGTGACGTTTCCGGCTCCGACGAGACCACACTGGATGTTGAGCAGTCCGGCGGATTGGCGCCGGGGGCCAGGATGATTGTTTATTTGGCGCCTAACACGAACCAGGCTTTCTTCGACGCCTTCGCCAAGGCGGTCAACGATAATACGGCCGATACGGTATCGGTCAGCTGGGGCGCTTGGGAGGGATTTGATCAGTCAACCGGATTTACCAATTCGCTGCATAGCCTGCTCGTTCAGGCTGCCGTACAAGGGCAGAGCTTCTTCGCCGCCGCTGGCGATGATGGCGCCTACGACGTCGATCGCGCGATCGGCGTCCAGGCAGGCGGCGTGACGGTCGATTATCCGGCGAGCGATCCGGCCATAACAGCGGCAGGGGGCACGACGCTTGCCGGCAAGCAGGCGTTTACCGTCAATGGACGTCCCCTTGTCATCAATGTCGCCAAGGAGCGCGTGTGGGGCTGGGACTATCTTGATCCTGTCTGCAAAAAACGAAAATTGGACCCAATCGATTGCGGCATCTTCTCCGTGGGCGGTGGCGGCGGGGTCAGCATTGTGTTTGGCATTCCTGATTATCAAACAGTGACCAAGAGAAAAGGCGCTGTGCCGATTCCGGGGATAAAGACAAGCGCAAAGGGGGAGACAGTGCAAGGCGCGCGGCTGCCGGCTGGTTTCCAGGGGCGCAACGTGCCGGACATTTCAGCAAATGCCGATCCCAATACCGGATATTCGATGGATTATACCTCTAACATTCACGGCTTCCGCACGACTACTTTCAATGGCGGCACCAGCTTCGTCGCGCCTCAATTTAATGGCGTCACGGCTCTGCTCTGCCAGAAAGCAAATAGCAGGCTCGGTTTGATCAATAACCCTCTCTACAGTTTAGTGAGAGCGAATGCTGGCAAGAAGGCAGGCGGACCAATAAGATCCATCGCGACCGGCGACAATTGGTTTTACAAAGGCGCACAGGGTTATAGCCCGGCCGCCGGGGCCGGCGTGCTCGACGTGACGAAACTAGCAACCGAACCTGGATTCTAG
- a CDS encoding calcium:proton antiporter, translating to MSQESHGSNAMWTWLAPAAASILLFAKFAGLVDVSSGIALALSAALLGGAVFASVHHAEVLALRLGEPFGSILLALAVTVIEVALIVSIMVSGAEGSDQVARDTVFSAVMIVLNGVVGLCLIFGGQRHYEQSFRLDGASAALAVLGTLATLALVLPNYTLAISGPEYSPVQLIFIGAVSLALYLVFVFVQTIRHRDYFLDATEPELASDQAAPGKPTTSTAAASAGLLLVSLAAVVLLAKILSYPLDAAITSAGLPKTFVGVVIATVVLLPEGIASIRAALFNRLQNSINLALGSALASIGLTIPAVAVVSLITGSKLTLGLIPESIVLLVLTLFVSTLTLGTGRTTVLQGAIHLVIFATFLLLSAIP from the coding sequence ATGTCTCAAGAATCCCACGGTTCCAACGCCATGTGGACCTGGCTCGCCCCTGCCGCGGCAAGCATTCTGCTTTTTGCGAAATTTGCCGGCCTCGTCGACGTAAGCTCCGGCATCGCGCTGGCGCTTTCCGCTGCTCTTCTGGGAGGTGCGGTGTTTGCCTCGGTGCATCATGCGGAGGTCCTGGCGCTCCGGCTCGGCGAGCCCTTCGGCTCGATCCTTCTCGCCCTCGCGGTCACCGTCATCGAAGTGGCGCTCATCGTCTCGATCATGGTGTCAGGGGCCGAAGGCAGCGACCAGGTCGCGCGCGACACGGTGTTTTCGGCCGTGATGATCGTGCTGAATGGCGTTGTCGGCCTATGCCTCATTTTCGGAGGCCAGCGTCACTACGAACAATCGTTCCGCCTCGACGGAGCTTCGGCGGCGCTCGCCGTCCTCGGCACGCTCGCGACCTTGGCGTTGGTTCTGCCGAATTACACACTGGCGATTTCCGGCCCCGAGTATTCGCCAGTCCAGCTCATCTTTATCGGCGCTGTCTCGCTGGCCCTCTATCTCGTCTTCGTTTTCGTCCAGACCATTCGCCATCGCGACTATTTTCTCGACGCGACAGAGCCGGAGCTTGCTTCCGATCAGGCCGCGCCTGGCAAACCGACGACCAGCACAGCGGCGGCCAGCGCTGGCCTGCTTCTGGTTTCCCTGGCTGCGGTGGTGCTTCTCGCAAAAATCCTCTCTTACCCGCTCGACGCGGCCATCACCTCAGCCGGTCTGCCGAAAACTTTCGTCGGCGTCGTGATCGCAACGGTCGTCCTCTTGCCCGAGGGCATCGCCTCGATCCGCGCGGCGCTGTTCAACCGGCTGCAAAACAGCATAAATCTTGCGCTGGGGTCGGCCTTGGCCAGCATAGGTCTGACGATCCCCGCAGTGGCGGTCGTCTCACTCATCACCGGCTCGAAACTCACGCTCGGGCTCATCCCCGAGAGCATCGTCTTGCTGGTTTTGACCCTGTTCGTCAGCACGCTCACGCTGGGAACCGGCCGCACAACTGTTCTGCAAGGAGCCATCCATTTGGTGATCTTTGCGACCTTCCTTCTTCTGTCTGCAATTCCCTGA
- a CDS encoding MDR family MFS transporter, with amino-acid sequence MSGGESKASAGDWLAVAGAILGAFTAILDIQITNASLANIEGAIGASAEQGSWISTAYLMAEIIVIPLTGWLGSIFGLRRYLSVNTSLFVIFSIACALSTSLAQLIVFRAGQGFTGGVLIPTAITIVRMRLPKSQQGIGIALFGLTATLAPALGPTIGGWLTDRFSWRYIFYLNLIPGPAAVIIQLSSLSKQKALWRELPRGDWFGIGAMAVGLASLTYVLEEGQRKEWFESDRIVQLSLLAGLGISCFILRELTAAKPFINLRVLGNRTVGVSTALMSIVGAVTLGSTYVIPLYCAQIQGYNAEQIGYVVMWSGLPQLVLFPGMPFLMKRIDARILVALGTLLFAASCFINVNLTHDVGMDQLILPQLLRAAGQPLFSIPLSQLATANLAPRDTADASALSNMMRNLGGSVGIALLSTMIERREQFHFSMLSEAMTQNATRVQERIAALMAGMYEKFADPAIAKGHALQMIAAQVRREAYVSAFSDAFWVVGVALIISLAAITLLGKPTRAAGPLEAH; translated from the coding sequence ATGAGCGGCGGTGAATCGAAGGCGAGCGCGGGCGACTGGCTCGCGGTCGCCGGCGCCATTCTCGGCGCCTTCACCGCGATTCTCGACATTCAGATCACCAACGCCTCCCTCGCCAATATCGAGGGAGCGATCGGCGCATCGGCTGAACAGGGCAGCTGGATTTCAACGGCCTATCTGATGGCCGAGATCATCGTGATTCCGCTGACGGGCTGGCTCGGTTCGATCTTCGGCCTTCGCCGCTATCTTTCGGTCAACACGTCCCTGTTCGTCATCTTTTCCATCGCCTGCGCGCTGTCGACGTCGCTTGCGCAATTGATCGTTTTCCGCGCCGGGCAAGGATTTACGGGCGGCGTTCTCATCCCGACCGCAATCACCATCGTGCGGATGCGCCTGCCAAAGTCGCAACAGGGCATCGGCATCGCGCTTTTTGGCCTGACGGCGACTCTGGCGCCGGCGCTTGGCCCGACGATTGGCGGCTGGCTGACGGATCGTTTTTCCTGGCGATATATCTTTTACCTGAACCTGATCCCGGGACCGGCCGCCGTCATCATTCAGCTCAGCTCATTGTCGAAGCAAAAGGCCTTGTGGCGGGAACTGCCGCGCGGCGATTGGTTCGGCATTGGCGCCATGGCGGTCGGGCTGGCGAGCCTCACTTACGTGTTGGAGGAAGGCCAGCGAAAGGAGTGGTTCGAGTCGGATCGGATCGTCCAGTTGTCGCTCCTGGCCGGACTGGGGATTTCCTGTTTCATTCTGCGCGAGCTGACGGCGGCGAAGCCGTTCATCAACCTTCGCGTGCTCGGCAACCGAACGGTCGGCGTCTCGACTGCGCTGATGTCGATTGTCGGCGCCGTCACGCTGGGTTCGACTTATGTGATCCCGCTCTATTGCGCGCAAATCCAGGGCTACAACGCCGAACAGATCGGCTATGTGGTAATGTGGAGCGGCCTGCCGCAACTCGTGCTGTTCCCGGGCATGCCTTTCCTGATGAAAAGGATCGACGCGCGAATTCTGGTCGCTTTGGGCACGCTGCTCTTTGCGGCAAGCTGTTTCATCAATGTGAATCTGACGCATGACGTCGGCATGGATCAGCTCATTCTACCGCAGCTTCTGCGCGCCGCTGGGCAGCCGCTGTTTTCGATTCCCTTGTCGCAGCTTGCAACCGCCAATCTCGCGCCGCGCGATACGGCCGACGCCTCGGCCTTGTCCAATATGATGCGCAATCTCGGCGGATCGGTTGGCATTGCTCTGCTTTCGACGATGATTGAGCGGCGCGAGCAGTTTCATTTTTCGATGCTTTCCGAGGCGATGACGCAAAACGCGACCCGCGTCCAGGAGCGCATTGCCGCGCTCATGGCCGGCATGTATGAGAAGTTCGCCGATCCAGCCATCGCCAAGGGGCATGCGCTTCAGATGATTGCAGCGCAAGTTCGCCGGGAAGCCTACGTCTCCGCCTTCTCCGACGCCTTCTGGGTCGTCGGCGTCGCGCTGATCATCAGCCTTGCCGCGATCACGCTGCTCGGCAAGCCAACGCGCGCCGCCGGCCCACTCGAAGCGCACTGA
- a CDS encoding HlyD family secretion protein, whose product MAPATEGDVKAAAAKARAGFGKRTLGVIVVLIALAAGGHFGWRWWVTGRFLESTDNAFLQADKVVAAPKVGGYVAEVLVSDNQRVQAGQILARIDERDYRIALLQSQADLDKARASIDGVAAALIQQAAKIEEAKADIATATAALDFATEEERRYSSLLQKGAGTTQRSHQATSDLLQRQAALDKARASYDAAEKQTDALRSLEAAARASLQRAEINLDQAKLNLDYTTIKSPIDGVVGDRSVRKGQLVQPGSNLLTIVPMGEAIYLVANFKETQLGGMVEGQTASFTVDAYSGHVFHGRLDSFAPGTGAQFALLPPENATGNFTKIVQRVPVKIVLDGGDPMISRLRPGLSAEATVDTRARPDKGSPQSVALKADDERR is encoded by the coding sequence TTGGCCCCTGCGACGGAAGGCGACGTCAAGGCCGCGGCGGCGAAAGCGCGCGCGGGGTTCGGCAAACGCACGCTCGGCGTCATCGTTGTTCTTATCGCACTCGCCGCGGGCGGTCATTTTGGATGGCGTTGGTGGGTGACCGGCCGCTTTCTGGAATCGACCGACAACGCCTTTTTGCAGGCCGATAAGGTCGTGGCGGCGCCGAAGGTCGGCGGCTATGTCGCCGAGGTGCTGGTCAGCGACAATCAACGCGTGCAGGCGGGCCAGATTCTGGCCCGCATCGATGAGCGCGATTATCGGATCGCCCTGCTCCAGTCGCAGGCCGATCTCGACAAGGCGCGCGCCAGCATCGACGGCGTCGCCGCCGCGCTGATCCAGCAGGCGGCGAAGATCGAGGAGGCCAAAGCCGACATCGCGACGGCGACGGCGGCGCTCGACTTCGCAACCGAGGAGGAGAGGCGTTACAGCTCTCTTCTGCAAAAGGGCGCGGGCACGACCCAGCGCTCGCATCAGGCCACGTCTGATCTCTTGCAGAGACAGGCTGCGCTGGACAAGGCGCGCGCAAGCTATGACGCCGCCGAGAAACAGACAGACGCCCTGCGCTCGCTGGAAGCGGCCGCGCGCGCGAGCCTGCAACGGGCCGAAATCAATCTCGATCAGGCCAAACTCAATCTCGACTATACCACGATCAAATCGCCCATCGACGGCGTCGTCGGCGATCGGTCGGTGCGCAAGGGCCAGCTCGTGCAGCCGGGATCCAACCTGCTGACGATTGTGCCGATGGGCGAGGCGATTTATCTCGTCGCCAATTTCAAGGAAACCCAGCTCGGCGGAATGGTCGAGGGCCAGACCGCATCCTTCACGGTGGACGCTTACAGCGGCCATGTGTTTCATGGGCGCCTCGACAGCTTCGCGCCGGGAACAGGCGCGCAATTTGCTCTGCTGCCGCCGGAAAATGCGACGGGTAATTTCACCAAGATCGTGCAGCGCGTGCCGGTCAAGATCGTTCTCGACGGCGGCGATCCCATGATCTCGCGGCTGCGGCCGGGGCTTTCGGCGGAAGCGACCGTCGATACGCGCGCTCGCCCCGACAAGGGCTCGCCGCAGTCCGTCGCATTGAAGGCGGACGATGAGCGGCGGTGA
- a CDS encoding TetR/AcrR family transcriptional regulator: MNEALDASPVERPKPRGGRPTRAAAILRDERLLEIATDMFLQSGFDGTSMDRLAETAMIGKATLYARYADKAALFADVLRRRVMSTYGQLENELQTELDGTSLEEALLILARRFLQKAAAPDSAALIRIIAAQAERFPELAKLAMQEGAERQIKLVEAVFLRFAASHHYALSDLTLAADLFLKHRARPHFPGRHARRPDRVRNARMSRRRGGATVRERHADRPARWLTGAPRNILVGDGDHLKII, encoded by the coding sequence ATGAACGAGGCTTTGGACGCTTCGCCGGTCGAGCGGCCGAAACCGCGAGGCGGCCGCCCGACCAGGGCGGCGGCGATCTTGCGGGATGAGCGCCTGCTCGAGATCGCAACCGACATGTTCCTGCAAAGCGGCTTCGATGGCACCTCGATGGATCGGCTGGCCGAAACGGCGATGATCGGCAAGGCGACGCTGTATGCGCGTTATGCGGACAAGGCCGCGCTCTTCGCCGACGTCCTGCGCCGACGCGTCATGTCGACCTATGGTCAGTTGGAGAACGAGCTTCAAACGGAGCTCGACGGAACGAGCCTGGAGGAAGCCCTTCTGATCCTCGCGCGTCGCTTCCTTCAAAAGGCGGCGGCGCCCGATTCAGCCGCCCTCATTCGCATTATAGCGGCGCAGGCGGAGCGTTTCCCGGAACTCGCAAAACTCGCCATGCAGGAGGGCGCGGAGCGCCAGATCAAACTTGTCGAGGCGGTCTTCCTCCGCTTTGCCGCGAGCCATCATTATGCGCTTAGCGATCTGACGTTAGCCGCGGATCTGTTCCTGAAGCATCGTGCTCGGCCGCATTTCCCGGGTCGCCATGCTCGGCGTCCCGATCGAGTCCGAAACGCTCGAATGTCGCGCCGTCGAGGCGGTGCGACTGTTCGTGAGAGGCATGCTGATCGACCCGCCCGATGGCTGACAGGCGCTCCGAGAAACATCCTTGTCGGCGATGGGGACCATCTCAAGATCATCTGA
- the xth gene encoding exodeoxyribonuclease III: MKIATFNVNGINGRLSVLLRWLKETRPDVVCLQELKAPDERFPIRELENAGYGAIWHGQKSWNGVAILSASGKPIETRRGLPGDPDDSQSRYLEAAIDGIVVACLYLPNGNPAPGRKFDYKLQWLQRLTDYAAELLALKVPVILAGDYNIIPTELDVYKPERWVDDALFRLEVREAFQILVSQGWTDALRTLHPGERVYTFWDYFRNAWDRNAGLRLDHLLLNPPVTKRLIAADVDRAVRGWEKASDHAPVWIELSDAARPLRRPSASSKGVARPAALRAHFPDCSHHTACWEAAKSAEACPD, translated from the coding sequence ATGAAAATCGCCACCTTCAACGTTAACGGCATCAACGGACGTCTGTCCGTGCTCTTGCGCTGGCTCAAAGAAACTCGGCCGGACGTCGTTTGCCTCCAGGAGCTGAAGGCGCCCGATGAACGCTTTCCGATCCGCGAGCTCGAAAACGCAGGCTATGGCGCCATCTGGCATGGTCAGAAGAGCTGGAATGGCGTCGCCATCCTCTCCGCTAGCGGCAAGCCCATCGAAACCCGGCGGGGACTGCCAGGCGACCCTGATGACAGCCAAAGCCGCTATCTTGAGGCGGCCATCGATGGAATCGTTGTCGCGTGTCTCTACCTGCCAAACGGCAATCCCGCGCCCGGTCGGAAGTTCGACTACAAATTGCAATGGCTCCAGCGCCTGACCGACTACGCGGCGGAGCTCCTTGCGCTGAAAGTTCCCGTCATCCTCGCCGGGGACTACAACATCATCCCGACCGAGCTGGACGTCTATAAGCCCGAGCGATGGGTCGATGACGCGCTGTTTCGGCTAGAAGTGAGGGAGGCGTTTCAGATTCTGGTCAGCCAGGGCTGGACGGACGCGCTGCGCACGCTTCATCCGGGCGAGCGCGTCTACACCTTCTGGGACTATTTCCGAAATGCCTGGGACCGGAATGCCGGTTTGCGCCTCGATCACCTCCTGCTTAACCCGCCGGTGACAAAGCGCCTCATCGCCGCCGATGTCGACCGCGCCGTCCGGGGCTGGGAAAAGGCCAGCGACCACGCGCCTGTCTGGATCGAGCTTTCGGATGCCGCACGGCCTTTGCGCCGCCCGTCAGCAAGCTCGAAGGGCGTGGCGCGACCCGCAGCGCTTCGCGCCCACTTTCCAGATTGCTCTCATCATACTGCATGCTGGGAAGCAGCGAAGTCGGCCGAGGCGTGCCCGGATTGA
- a CDS encoding CobW family GTP-binding protein produces MKKINATIITGFLGAGKTTLLNEILAQAAGERIVVIVNEFGEVGIDGQLVVETAEAIVELNNGCICCTVRGDLVVAISDLIRSDRPIDRLIIETSGLADPAPVIQSFILDDLMSAHVQLDAIVTVVDVRHIARQLQHDEAREQIAFADILLLNKIDLEDEAASEAAECAARRLNPLARFLRTRECAVEARQVLDLGAFDLKNLLALDPDLLADHAHEHSSEIGCVALTIEEGLDPDAFNRWLNRLLQDRGADILRMKGVLNFSGDKRRYVFHGVHMTLDGRPGRPWLNEERRVSQIVFIGRQLDREALLQGLEACRAIATAA; encoded by the coding sequence ATGAAAAAAATAAATGCTACGATTATTACCGGATTTCTTGGAGCCGGCAAGACAACGCTGCTTAATGAAATTCTCGCGCAAGCGGCCGGCGAGCGCATAGTGGTCATCGTCAATGAATTTGGCGAAGTTGGCATCGATGGACAACTTGTCGTCGAGACGGCCGAGGCGATCGTCGAATTGAACAATGGCTGCATCTGCTGCACTGTCCGCGGCGATCTCGTCGTCGCGATCAGCGATCTGATCAGAAGCGACCGGCCAATCGACCGCCTGATCATCGAGACCTCGGGCCTCGCCGATCCGGCGCCGGTCATTCAATCCTTCATCCTCGACGATCTCATGAGCGCCCATGTGCAACTCGACGCCATTGTGACTGTCGTTGATGTCCGCCACATCGCCAGGCAGCTTCAGCATGACGAGGCCCGGGAGCAGATCGCTTTCGCGGACATCTTGCTGCTCAACAAGATTGACCTTGAAGACGAAGCCGCCAGCGAGGCGGCCGAATGCGCGGCGCGCCGGCTCAATCCGCTCGCCCGCTTTCTGCGCACGCGAGAATGCGCGGTAGAGGCCCGGCAGGTGCTCGACCTTGGCGCGTTTGATCTCAAAAATCTCCTGGCGCTCGACCCCGACCTGCTGGCAGATCACGCGCATGAGCACAGCAGCGAGATCGGCTGTGTCGCCCTGACGATCGAGGAGGGGCTCGATCCGGACGCCTTCAATCGGTGGTTGAACCGCCTGTTGCAGGATCGGGGCGCCGATATCTTGCGCATGAAGGGCGTGCTGAATTTTTCCGGCGACAAGCGCCGCTACGTCTTTCACGGCGTGCACATGACGCTTGACGGCCGTCCCGGCCGCCCCTGGCTGAACGAGGAGCGGCGCGTCAGCCAGATCGTGTTCATCGGCCGCCAACTCGACCGCGAGGCGTTGCTGCAGGGGCTTGAGGCTTGTCGAGCCATCGCTACAGCTGCGTGA
- a CDS encoding DUF1097 domain-containing protein: MSPLVAAMISLGVLGAIDTFITATILPVPVWVTFIAWASFFACGGGKDGFIKSVLRNWTGIAIASITLLFIALLPAHPIFAAICVGLGTSAMVAASALPILSFPPAIVFGFASTVGTMAATGKGILTGDISHPTIVAAVAMVVGAAFGYLSEMGTNMLTAKKTATA, encoded by the coding sequence ATGTCGCCACTTGTCGCCGCAATGATCAGCCTTGGAGTGCTCGGCGCGATCGATACGTTCATAACGGCAACCATCCTGCCTGTGCCGGTGTGGGTCACCTTCATCGCCTGGGCGTCGTTCTTTGCCTGCGGAGGGGGCAAGGACGGCTTTATAAAATCGGTTCTGCGCAACTGGACCGGCATCGCCATCGCCTCGATCACTTTGCTTTTCATCGCGCTGTTGCCAGCGCATCCGATCTTCGCTGCGATCTGCGTCGGACTAGGCACCTCGGCGATGGTCGCCGCCTCGGCGCTGCCGATCCTTTCTTTCCCGCCGGCGATCGTGTTCGGCTTTGCATCGACCGTCGGCACCATGGCTGCGACAGGCAAGGGCATATTGACCGGCGACATCAGTCATCCAACCATCGTCGCCGCGGTGGCGATGGTGGTAGGCGCCGCGTTCGGATATCTCTCCGAGATGGGGACTAACATGCTCACGGCCAAGAAGACTGCAACCGCCTGA
- the nthB gene encoding nitrile hydratase subunit beta — MKLQHTLGGLEGLGPVWTETRVFVEEWEKGIFGIHTAMMALSPQLPLPKTPSVFRTIWTWADLRKGAESMNPFDYFKYRYYEKWLGGISGYFVANGYITQAELDAKTEEYYADPDKPLPTGGATQIDERVIQYLVDGDSPKRDVDPKPLFAKGDVVRVGNPPTVEHTRLPGFLRNHTGVIEEVYPGAYVYLCDTGPDGVGEAMACYCVRFDPEELWPGNAEKNFFIYADLYAAYLTAPAELASAA, encoded by the coding sequence ATGAAGCTGCAACATACGCTTGGAGGACTCGAAGGGCTCGGCCCGGTCTGGACCGAGACGCGTGTCTTCGTCGAGGAGTGGGAGAAGGGCATATTTGGCATCCACACGGCGATGATGGCGTTGAGCCCGCAATTGCCGTTGCCAAAGACCCCGAGCGTTTTCCGCACGATCTGGACATGGGCCGACCTGCGCAAGGGCGCGGAGTCGATGAATCCGTTCGACTATTTCAAATACCGCTATTACGAGAAATGGCTTGGCGGCATCTCCGGCTATTTTGTCGCCAATGGCTATATCACCCAGGCGGAGCTCGACGCGAAGACGGAAGAATACTACGCCGACCCTGATAAGCCGCTGCCTACAGGCGGCGCAACGCAAATCGACGAGCGTGTCATACAATATCTCGTCGACGGCGACTCGCCGAAACGCGACGTCGATCCCAAGCCTCTCTTTGCCAAAGGCGATGTTGTGCGCGTCGGCAATCCGCCGACGGTCGAACACACGAGGCTGCCGGGCTTCCTCAGAAACCACACCGGCGTCATCGAGGAAGTTTATCCGGGCGCTTATGTCTACCTCTGCGACACCGGTCCGGACGGCGTCGGCGAAGCCATGGCGTGCTATTGCGTCCGCTTCGATCCGGAAGAGCTGTGGCCCGGCAACGCCGAAAAGAATTTTTTCATCTATGCCGATCTCTACGCGGCCTATCTGACCGCGCCCGCCGAACTGGCCTCGGCCGCGTGA
- the nthA gene encoding nitrile hydratase subunit alpha: MSDQFGYPPDREKRNAARAKALQALLIEKGVITGDTVETVLGYFETKMGPFNGAKVVARAWVDSGFKDRLVADTPAAIAELDFPTGMAGAEGEHMKAVANGPDVHNLIICTLCSCYPWPVLGLPPYWYKDPTFRSRAAREPRAVLSEFGVNVPPDVLIKVWDSSAQIRWFVVPERPAGTEGMSEEQLAALVTPEAMMGVALAKAA, encoded by the coding sequence ATGAGCGATCAATTCGGATATCCACCCGACCGCGAGAAAAGAAACGCCGCCCGCGCCAAAGCGCTACAGGCGCTGCTGATCGAAAAAGGCGTCATAACGGGCGACACGGTCGAGACGGTGCTTGGCTATTTCGAAACTAAGATGGGGCCGTTCAATGGCGCAAAAGTTGTTGCTCGGGCCTGGGTCGATTCCGGTTTCAAGGATCGCCTTGTCGCCGACACGCCGGCGGCGATCGCGGAGCTCGACTTTCCGACCGGGATGGCGGGCGCCGAGGGCGAGCATATGAAGGCCGTGGCCAATGGACCTGACGTGCACAATCTCATCATCTGCACGCTCTGTTCCTGCTATCCGTGGCCGGTGCTTGGCTTGCCGCCCTATTGGTACAAGGATCCGACGTTCAGAAGCCGGGCTGCGCGCGAGCCGCGCGCAGTGCTGAGCGAATTTGGCGTCAATGTTCCGCCCGACGTGCTGATCAAGGTCTGGGATTCAAGCGCACAAATCCGCTGGTTCGTGGTGCCGGAGCGCCCGGCCGGAACCGAGGGGATGAGCGAGGAGCAATTGGCGGCGCTGGTGACCCCGGAAGCGATGATGGGGGTCGCGCTAGCCAAGGCGGCGTGA